Part of the Mytilus trossulus isolate FHL-02 chromosome 2, PNRI_Mtr1.1.1.hap1, whole genome shotgun sequence genome is shown below.
taatgtatatacaactcgtctaaacatcaacccaacaatgttagatctgtaaatttgctttcgcaaatttttggttcttccctcgccgggattcgaacccatgcttctgtgatatcgtgacaccaaatcgcctgcactgcagccgtcccgctagaccacacgaccacctgggctctcaaaaaaagagctttcggtggccatatgttaaagtcatgccgattatacgATACACcgtttttctctgctttcaaatcattctgtttgaacccgtcgaactgtatttatcaattattggtaatattaattatttggaaaacaaaaggtcctggaatggagtatattttaatcaacagcattcacgattttgtctagtcggatttctatcgtggctatgtcgtgacagattctgctgtatcggatcgaattccgaacaatgtcttgtgtattctggacggtgtcctgtggaacggaaatgatctggagtaatttttcatagttgtctttctgccgattgagtccagattgcatccagatcttgtcgattgcgaaccgtttttttgccgaaaccgctccgaaacagtcccgttattaagacgaaattcgtcaatgatacccacgtccgagtcccgacaattacagaatacaatacgactgagaccagacaaagccgtttgcaatgcgatataGCGGATcatgataggattacgttccgacagtacctgatcaccccgaatatgccgacagttttcgaacggataacttccgtcagcgtcggttcactgtctggtcactgtctgatctttGTCGGATTAAattcggtagagtcgggacgcagtcgtgacagactcggtcgaattttacctgtcgaaaaatacaaatcggattagatGCTGattcagaacgggattatcgggactaattcgcttagaaacggttgaatatcgacgcttcctgaacactatctgattgttgtcgtgatcaaattatttgttttgcaaattttaatttaagtttgaatttccatccacgattcacaggatcttgatcagacttttaattttgtttaatcgggaatggtcctttcaaggacggtagtaaaaatcgtgaatgtgtgaccccagcttaaggTCAATCATAGATGTTATAACGAGGGATCATACATCTATGGGTCAATTAACAGTAAATGTACTGTCACATATTTTGCTAAAAGTTTGCATACAACTCTGTATCGTTAAACTAAAATCCAAAAAATAACGaatttatctcttttatcatCTAAAATATCACTGATCgaattctttcaaaatattcagATTAACATACAAGGAACTATTTCGTTTCTACGCATTTTCAATTCGTGTTTAATGCAACGTCATCGGCACCCATTGTTGTGTGACTTCAGAAGTGTAAAAATGTCCGACTTATTTCACATGGGAAATCActgtatgtaaaaataaattatatttacatttctaAACAGAAATTTTGTATAGATATTCACCTTacagtataaaaaaatcatcaatttatttttgttcatatctcattcaaaaagaaataaatgactgGGTGTTCGATACACCAAATGATTCACATTAAAAGTTAATTCTACTTTTCGTTTTGCATTCTGTTGGAAATGACGGAAATAAcaattattataacaaaatatgaagTCTTAATATTCGCTATCTAGAAAATTGGTCTGACCATGTGAATAAAGGTGGTTTCCAAATGTTTGAATTTGGAGTTGACATACACGAATTGTGTTATCTTATAGATTTCAGCTTTATAATGTATTGAACACATGTTTGAATTCTCTTGTCACATTTTCATTAGACGACGTCCTTTCAACATGTCAAGAAATTTGTTGAGTGCATTATTGCTTGTATTTGTTCTGTTTgaggtaaaaatattttttatttttatacgatAAGTTAAGATGAAACATTTATTCGTGTTGATAATgccttttttctgtaaaattataTCAGTAATTGTAAACTTTCCTCTATAAAAGTAACTAGCTATCAATCTACCAAATGAACgataaatatgaaagtttcGATATCAACAAACAGGAgattgtaaaaatcaaaatctaattGAACAACTTAAAAACTTAGGAAGAAGGAGCCATATCACTTCTGAAGCGGTTGTATAAGAGTTAGATTTCCTGATCGTTAGGCATCGAGAAACAATGAAGACAAATTACataacatgttgaaaaaaaacgcTTGTCCCACATGCATGACAAATGTGTTGTTGTTCCTGCAGATAAAGCACAAACAACATAGGAAATCACATAACATATACTGTTAGTACTTGATACATGAATTAGGTAAAGACGAATCACTTTGAAACTCTCACGACACATCGGAAGAAGAAATTCTGCATAATCATAAATCCGTTCTATATTCCTTTGGAAGGTCAACCAAAGGTGAAGAACTGCATGATCCAGTTTGTTTTTAAGTATGAGTTTGAatttccctctggtatctttagcCTCTCTTTTGTCTAAATGTGAATTATCTACAATACAATTCAATAAatacaatttcttaatttaactATGTTAGTGCATTGAGGTAAAACCCAGCAAATTGCCTTCATaggtgaaaattaattaaaaaaacataccaatcaatgtattttatttcgtttgaaATAGGGGTTTTCCCGTTTGCTATTTGTAGTTATTATTTATAGATGGAAACTAGTATAACTAGTTCGGGTACTGGTTTTGTAACAGCATGTACTATTTATAAGTTTGATGTTAGGTGCAAAAGGCACGATGAAAGTTTTAACGGTTTTTATTGGTGGGGTTTAAAGGTACTATATGAAGTTTGGgatttaaatgtattagtatCGAAGGTGCTCGCAGCTACGTCGGATTGAAGTTGGTCACATAGGTAtatggcccgagaacacagttatttcgtagtgcatttcttttagacaataaattcaaattaaaaaaatcgcacctgctctttctcaaaaagctttttacagtgtagtgtactaccagtgagacaaataatatcaaaattatagaaacttctaccagctctaactcaaaatattgacaattctgtgttaagggggtgtaaaattcagtttgacagcttcagacgtgataaaatttgaccttttagaactggaccgattcactacttaacataaagattcagcaccaaaatttttttgacatgtaattacatcccccaacttaatatttcatgcatttaatatcaagaaataaattgggaaggtatatcaaataaaacatgcaagttatacactgtttacactagggactatattcatATGTGCAGTTGCTGCTATGTTTATTGTACGTACAGGCGATGGAGGCATAAACCGGGGGAAAAGAAACGATGCGAAAGAGAAGCAATGTTATATGTcatgtgtttatatattgtttcaattgaagaattatgtacaataaagtaaaataaaatattgtatcgtAAGAGAAAATAAGATGTTACTGCGAGCAACTCATCCTATATCtgtgtttgtcttgtttataGCCTATTGAATTTAGAGATTAAATGCTTTAAATTCGGACGAGCAGGGCGAGGGAGAATTTAAAGGTTACTTAAGCAAACTTGAGTAAAATTTAAGAGTTTTGATATGCAAGCGTATacagataaataaaaagaatcgacaaaacaaaacactacTGCTACAAGTATATCGACTAGAATGTCGATTTAGTTCGCTCTTTTCCTCAAAAAGTCCGAATTAAGAATGTGCACTTCTCATGAGAGCTGTTggtgtatttttatattaaagtgcATTAGTGATCAATGGGTCTCAATAAATGCCGTTTGTTCGAACAATAAATTTGGTTCAGGAATTTCTTATTTGTAACTAATCggataaaacaaatacatctaGTTTACaatgaatttataatttttttcgaTTGGTTTATTGTAGGCCAGCTATGGattgacaacaacaaaaaagccACATCAAAATGAAATGGACAACTATAGATTTTATTATGATAGTATGAGTGTAagtattttatgatattttaatttgctatttgacaaaaaagaaatgttttatctttatcttgCATGACGAATATCTTTTAGAATGCAAAACACAATTCAATTAAATGTTACAATTTCTGGTTGTTTGGCGCTTATCTTATATCAGTACTCGAATCTACCTAATTCCTTTGCCCTTCTTTTACACAGGTGTCAAATTGAAGGCTAAATCACCAAACTCTTTATTAAGTGAAAGAATTAATACTTTTGTTATGAAAGtcaaaactgtttttattttgtttaacataagaaaatgttaCAATGTCATGAtcattaataaattaaataccGTTATATCGTCTTGAATTCGTCAAGATTACTGTATAAATTACTTAAGAATATTAGGatgattttgtcaaaattattatgaaaataatttaaatcaatttaagCATATGCTTGGCATGGTAAATATCTACCAACATGGAATTACATGTTACATAATGAACCTATCACAAGACGAACAGCAACAAGTACATACAGTAGATGGAAAGACCAGACTTGAGGTTTGTATGACTGTTTTGTactgaaattaatataaataagattaaATTTGCAGTCGACTTCAGTgatacaacaatataaaactACAGTAAATTAATTCACAATCAGTAAAATAGGACCCTTACTAAACATGTCATTCAATCTCCCAAACCGTTCAAAGTTGTGGAGACTAGTTAATATCTGCCACCAACAGAGACTATTAAATTTCCACCATCTAAATAAGTAATCCCTTATGTATAGAGATtatcataaatataattaaaggaCACTAGTCTAGATCTGGGGTATAATATATCAGTAACTTTCATAATATAACAAACCcctaaaagaaaaagacatcTAAAGGTCAATATAAGGTTAGCATAATGTTCTAATTTTGTTACTTTGcaacttttttttagatcttcatgattttcattttcataaagaaaaaaaggaatttcGGTGTTATTTTCAATGAAACCACCATCCACCGGAGTTCAAACGAAGAGGATacaagcaattataggcaaccattcggcctttaacaatgagaaaattccataccgtatagtcggctataagAGGCCCCGACATGTCCAACttaatgtgaaacaattcaaacgagaaaacttactgcctaatttataacaccaattcatgaaaaacaaatacatgcaTAACAGACATGAACTAACGACAACCTCTCATCCCTTTTGCACATTtacgcaaataaaatatgtttaaactaaaacctCTGAATATTGGTTTTCATTAATGAAACAAGTATTCAGCATGTTCTCTGTAATTGGTTTTGATGTGCCTTGCTGAAGAGAATTCAGGAACAGCTTTTCGAACAAAAATCATCTCAACTCAATTATATAAGCCTTTAACACACCATACTACCGGCTTTTATTACTACAGATTTGTGTAAGAccaggtgttttttttctatcgtgTACATCAGGTTTATCTTTCCGATTGCAAATGATTACCTATTGCATCTGCAGTGCCTATAACCGATAATATGGCTCgaaaaaaacaattgatgaTAATGGTACAATAAAAGTAATGTAGACTAAGTTACTGCGCCAAGTACACTATCAAACGCTAAAGTCGACTGCATTTCAGTATATCTTTGTGACCTAATGTGTTCGAGTACTCTTCTGagagaaacttttttttttaaatttgtgaacaTGTCTTTAACCAGGATCAACAATATTGAACAGTTCAAACAAGCAGTAATTATTCGAGTTCACGAGAACTTACCATTATATATGTAAGGTTGGATGGAATATCTTCAATGATATGATTTATCAGTTTATATGAATTAAAGCAATGCCATGttctttaaataacaaaaaattactagtagtaatctttatttctttttcgttACAGCTAAAGATGCTAACCCACTTAAGTTCAGCCACTACATCAATGACATTGGACGCGCTTACACAATCAAGTCAAAGACTTGGTCATGCTTGTACAAAAGCCACAAACATATATTccatgacaatttaaaaaaaacgtacaACTTcttgtaatatataaataaattattagaaCAATGTACCTCGTTTCGTTTAAAATAGAGCCAGTAGAGGATACATTTTGTCGATTGTGTAGATCACAGCCAGAATGTTGAAAGTAAACTACATATTCTTTTGAATCACAAGCTATGAAGTCAATgttcttttgtattttctttttatattttaacatatttttatataagccTTTAACACACCATACTACCGGCTTTTATTACTACAGATTTGTGTAAGAccaggtgttttttttctatcgtgTACATCAGGTTTATCTTTCCGATTGCAAATGATTACCTATTGCATCTGCAGTGCCTATAACCGATAATATGGCTCgaaaaaaacaattgatgaTAATGGTACAATAAAAGTAATGTAGACTAAGTTACTGCGCCAAGTACACTATCAAACGCTAAAGTCGACTGCATTTCAGTATATCTTTGTGACCTAATGTGTTCGAGTACTCTTCTGagagaaactttttttttaaatttgtgaacaTGTCTTTAACCAGGATCAACAATATTGAACAGTTCAAACAAGCAGTAATTATTCGAGTTCACGAGAACTTACCATTATATATGTAAGGTTGGATGGAATATCTTCAATGATATGATTTATCAGTTTATATGAATTAAAGCAATGCCATGTTctttaaataacaataaaagtaCCTATGTCGTTGGTCATCATTGCGTTTCTATTTTTGATATCATCTGGAATTAGGATGTTTGTTTTCTCGGTTTTACAATTTGATACATCTTGATTCTTTTGTAGTAGCTTTGCGTTTCGGGTTTTGCTCATTGGTGAACCTCATACAGGGACCTAATAAGAAAATTTAGTTagtaaattatttgttattttggcCTTGTGTTGGTTCTTAGTCTCATTGCTAATAGAACATCATCTATTTATTCTTGTCGTGTTTAGATATTTGAAActcaatacatgtacatgtacaatgcagttaatttatatataattaaataacaaaaaaacgacAAAACGACAAAATCAAACACCCTTATACATAAAACGAATgcatgaataacaactgtcatataactGACTTGGTTACTTACAGGgattttttatgtagaaaatggtgaattaaaccttgttttatagctagctaaacatctctcttgtatgacagtcgcattacaattccattatattgacaactatGAGTGAAAAACACCCAGAGAAACGGTAACCtaaagctgttaatttctgtgtcatttggtctcttgtggagagttgtctcgttgacaaTAATACGCGTacgacatcttcttttttatataatacattgtaggtaaaaatgtcaaacatgGGGGTAAATCAGTCAACGTTGTGTTATAATAGTACTagctataaacaaacaaatgtgcaacaaagaaacacaaaaaaggcATGTAGACAAAGCATATTAGCAAAAGTGAAAGCcaagaatatgaaaaaattatatagcacaataacataatgatgggatgtacaagtacagaGCCAATTAATATGTAACAAAGTAACACAAATGCTGTTCGTTGTGATCCAAGGcaccatgttgaaggccgtattttgacctatcatggtttacttttataaattgttacttggttGGAGAGTTGGctcattggcactcgtaccacatcttcctatatctatatagacaaagcacattagcaaataCAAGAGAACAAtaacacattgacgggatgtataagtactgtACAGATCCACGTCAAATGAACATCACCAAAACaaactaaacagtaaaagttatattcatatgataaattacaagtaaaagaatattttaacacgttattttaaagatgataaacaacgtcagtactaAGAATCTATACTtctattatttgtgaagt
Proteins encoded:
- the LOC134705414 gene encoding uncharacterized protein LOC134705414: MFEFSCHIFIRRRPFNMSRNLLSALLLVFVLFEASYGLTTTKKPHQNEMDNYRFYYDSMSHMLGMVNIYQHGITCYIMNLSQDEQQQVHTVDGKTRLELKMLTHLSSATTSMTLDALTQSSQRLGHACTKATNIYSMTI